One Nostoc punctiforme PCC 73102 DNA window includes the following coding sequences:
- a CDS encoding type II toxin-antitoxin system VapC family toxin: protein MSETVYIETSIVGYLTARPSNNLILMANLEATREWWDTRRYQFMLYISQVVLDEVARGDTEIATKRLEIVRDFPLLEVSEAVQNLAAQFLAKSSLPPKAADDALHIAVATVYGLDYLLTWNCKHIANAQIQKKLAQISLDAGYELPTLCTPYELMGE, encoded by the coding sequence ATGAGCGAAACTGTTTACATTGAAACCAGTATTGTTGGCTACTTGACTGCTAGACCGAGTAACAACTTGATCCTGATGGCTAATTTAGAAGCTACGCGGGAATGGTGGGACACACGTCGCTATCAGTTTATGCTCTACATTTCTCAAGTGGTTTTGGATGAAGTAGCACGAGGCGATACAGAGATAGCAACGAAGCGACTTGAAATAGTACGTGATTTTCCTTTGCTTGAAGTAAGTGAAGCTGTTCAAAATTTAGCAGCACAATTTCTTGCAAAAAGTAGTCTTCCACCGAAAGCTGCTGATGATGCGCTTCATATTGCGGTGGCTACAGTTTACGGATTGGACTATCTGTTAACGTGGAACTGTAAGCATATTGCCAATGCTCAAATTCAGAAGAAGCTAGCCCAAATCAGTCTTGATGCCGGATACGAGTTGCCAACCCTTTGTACACCCTACGAACTAATGGGAGAGTAG
- a CDS encoding DUF1796 family putative cysteine peptidase, with the protein MYRFQISAYTQTGEFIGLVGSTPELGLWEIKKCIHLRTSGDRYPLWWTDIEIQESGGQHRVEYKYIRFDANGNARWENLLDTNRWILIDSKDHSSTIIVDDGAFGYLQPYPFGYIEKPAVKKPLDEESKGLKIVVIGSSVALGHKAWFLKGWVWLLAQALEQKYGHQLVNVSEVGANVSRTIARFPWFVTPEKPDIVIIALSLGNEGLAYCSPHERRAVQRRFESGLQQLVKMTRDIGAIPILGGVYPNGDYSQEHYWLLRDTHNRMLSWDVAVLDWLAAVDDGQGRWKAGTSFDPAHPNTVGHRLMYEQIDQHLFDIDKDELAKEKQRFQQPNEFAIYFDNAGFHVSVCIEEKRLRIVNPSQYSYTIAPYWQELQTALQSRAGLIPGIYIAKSVKPGTLPFFAVQEDGAIATTVNIPPGTDLEYSAAFNLFSPNNSQVLFYDGHLGILQADERHLWIINESDNEYNIQPMWTEVCNALKAMPSGVYEDPLHPDIPFRTMMIGKDGLESRVKAPPKSAVFFQYKCQLSDISRVAILPLGDRCAVRMMLYKMEYDGPAFPFDLTRATNIADVADAIENGFYDMWNPALLHYSPDAGRIYHSKWSGLSFAHEVEEADDPSNNMSPVHERMRVRYTARSERFWYALQHCDKVLFVRTGISDRGGVIDLVNKLEKQCQGKPFHLLLLSPQSDDEFLDLPNVLHYNVEFNPDRMYDDLGHWMYCTEVMRGILESLGVSSKNLFWCPPKTPKG; encoded by the coding sequence ATGTATCGATTCCAGATCAGTGCATACACGCAAACAGGTGAATTCATCGGTCTGGTCGGTTCTACTCCAGAGTTGGGACTGTGGGAAATTAAAAAATGTATCCACCTACGTACAAGTGGCGATCGCTATCCTCTATGGTGGACAGATATTGAAATTCAAGAGTCAGGCGGTCAACACAGAGTTGAATACAAGTACATCCGCTTCGATGCCAACGGCAATGCTCGATGGGAGAACTTACTAGATACAAACCGATGGATACTGATTGATTCTAAAGATCATTCCAGCACAATTATTGTGGATGATGGTGCATTCGGTTATTTACAGCCTTACCCCTTTGGATACATTGAGAAGCCTGCTGTTAAAAAACCCCTGGATGAAGAGTCTAAAGGGTTAAAAATCGTAGTCATTGGCAGTTCCGTCGCATTAGGTCATAAAGCCTGGTTTTTGAAAGGTTGGGTCTGGTTGTTGGCACAGGCTTTAGAGCAAAAATATGGGCATCAACTGGTGAATGTATCGGAAGTGGGGGCCAATGTCAGCAGGACGATCGCTCGATTTCCCTGGTTTGTCACCCCAGAAAAACCAGATATTGTGATTATTGCCTTGTCTCTGGGCAACGAAGGGTTAGCCTACTGTTCCCCTCACGAACGGCGAGCAGTACAGCGACGGTTTGAAAGTGGCTTGCAGCAGTTGGTGAAAATGACGCGGGACATCGGAGCAATTCCGATTCTGGGAGGAGTCTATCCTAATGGCGACTATTCTCAGGAACATTACTGGCTGCTCCGAGACACACACAACCGAATGCTAAGTTGGGATGTAGCTGTACTAGATTGGTTAGCAGCCGTGGATGATGGACAAGGACGATGGAAAGCGGGGACATCCTTCGATCCGGCTCACCCGAACACAGTCGGTCATCGCCTTATGTATGAGCAGATCGACCAGCACTTATTCGACATCGACAAAGACGAATTGGCAAAAGAAAAACAACGCTTCCAGCAACCGAATGAATTTGCCATCTACTTTGACAATGCTGGCTTTCATGTCTCTGTCTGTATCGAAGAGAAGCGTTTACGAATCGTTAATCCATCACAATACAGTTACACGATCGCTCCCTATTGGCAAGAATTGCAGACTGCATTACAAAGTAGGGCTGGATTGATACCAGGTATCTACATTGCGAAGTCTGTCAAGCCAGGAACGCTCCCTTTCTTTGCCGTGCAAGAAGATGGTGCGATCGCAACTACAGTAAACATCCCCCCTGGCACAGACTTAGAATATAGCGCTGCCTTCAATCTCTTTTCGCCAAACAACTCACAAGTTTTGTTCTATGACGGGCATCTGGGGATTTTGCAAGCAGACGAACGCCACCTCTGGATAATCAACGAATCAGATAACGAGTACAATATCCAACCCATGTGGACAGAGGTTTGCAACGCCCTTAAAGCCATGCCATCGGGTGTTTATGAAGATCCGCTTCATCCCGACATTCCCTTTCGTACCATGATGATTGGCAAAGATGGGCTAGAAAGCCGGGTGAAAGCACCACCTAAGTCTGCGGTGTTTTTCCAATATAAATGTCAGTTATCGGATATCAGCCGTGTGGCAATTCTTCCCCTTGGCGATCGCTGTGCCGTCCGTATGATGCTATATAAAATGGAGTACGATGGCCCCGCCTTTCCCTTTGATCTAACGCGCGCGACTAATATTGCAGATGTTGCAGATGCGATCGAAAACGGTTTTTATGATATGTGGAATCCTGCCTTGCTACACTACAGCCCCGATGCAGGGAGAATTTACCATAGTAAGTGGTCAGGTCTATCCTTTGCCCATGAAGTCGAGGAGGCAGACGATCCAAGCAACAATATGTCTCCCGTACATGAACGGATGCGGGTTCGATACACAGCACGTTCTGAAAGGTTTTGGTACGCATTGCAGCACTGCGATAAAGTACTTTTTGTTCGTACAGGAATTAGCGATCGCGGTGGTGTAATAGATTTAGTCAATAAGCTAGAAAAACAATGCCAGGGGAAGCCATTTCATCTCTTGCTTCTTTCTCCTCAAAGCGATGATGAGTTTTTAGACCTTCCCAATGTGCTGCACTACAATGTCGAGTTTAATCCCGATCGTATGTATGACGATTTGGGACACTGGATGTATTGCACAGAAGTCATGCGAGGAATTCTGGAATCCCTTGGAGTGTCTAGTAAAAACCTCTTTTGGTGTCCGCCTAAAACACCGAAGGGGTGA